Proteins from a genomic interval of Diospyros lotus cultivar Yz01 chromosome 6, ASM1463336v1, whole genome shotgun sequence:
- the LOC127804490 gene encoding uncharacterized protein LOC127804490 encodes MPNAYSIITRLQELYGEQSRSARYEISKALFRAKISLGGSVGEHVLKMISLLEKLKGLGDELNPHLQIDLILQSLPDSYGNFISNFYMNKIECTPAELMNMLITAQSNMKTGTVMAVTSSSKTRKGKGKKKATQILEQQLMFVLLYRIWSKVEGSQMMRSC; translated from the exons ATGCCTAACGCGTACTCTATCATCACACgcctacaagagttgtatggtgaacaAAGTCGGAGTgcaagatatgagatatctaaggcACTATTTAGGGCAAAGATATCTCTGGGAGGATCAGTGGGAGAAcatgttctcaaaatgatctccttGTTAGAGAAGTTGAAGGGTTTGGGGGATGAGTTGAATCCTCACCTCcaaattgatttgatccttcAGTCTTTGCCAGATTCGTATGGAAATTTCATAtcgaatttctatatgaataaaatagagtGTACTCCGGCTGAGTTAATGAACATGCTTATTACGGCACAAAGCAACATGAAAACGGGTACTGTGATGGCTGTTACCTCTTCCAGTAAGACTAGGAAGgggaaaggcaagaaaaaggCCACACAA ATTCTGGAGCaacaactcatgtttgtgcttCTGTATAGGATCTGGAGCAAAGTAGAAGGCTCGCAGATGATGAGATCGTGCTGA